The following are from one region of the Endozoicomonas sp. 4G genome:
- a CDS encoding DUF3450 domain-containing protein, whose translation MADDPLSSVLSTQQKTDKASEVSQNKVDKLSNQTQDLLADYKGVIRQVEALKVYNRQLQKVVNAQQTEIESMLEQIETLDQTNIEITPLMLKMVEALEEFIELDAPFQMQERRDRVARLKETLDSPNVTTSEKYRKILESYQIETDFGRTIEAYQASLGEGDDTRTYDFLRIGRVALLYQSLDGAETGQWNKETRQWEVLPESYRAGVNQGLKIARKQAPHNLIKLPVRTAEDA comes from the coding sequence CTGGCAGACGACCCTCTGTCCAGTGTCCTATCCACCCAACAAAAAACCGACAAAGCTTCCGAGGTTTCCCAAAACAAGGTCGACAAACTGTCTAACCAGACGCAAGACCTGCTGGCCGATTATAAAGGCGTCATCCGCCAGGTTGAGGCACTCAAAGTCTACAACCGCCAATTACAAAAAGTAGTCAACGCCCAGCAAACCGAAATTGAATCCATGCTGGAGCAGATCGAAACCCTGGACCAGACCAACATCGAGATTACCCCGCTCATGTTGAAAATGGTCGAAGCACTGGAAGAGTTTATTGAACTGGACGCCCCCTTCCAGATGCAAGAACGTCGTGACCGTGTCGCCCGACTCAAGGAAACCCTCGACAGTCCAAACGTCACCACGTCAGAAAAATACCGTAAGATTCTGGAGTCCTACCAGATTGAAACGGACTTTGGCCGTACCATCGAAGCCTATCAGGCCAGTCTCGGTGAAGGCGACGATACCCGTACCTATGACTTCCTCCGCATAGGGCGTGTGGCGCTGCTTTATCAATCACTGGACGGTGCTGAAACCGGTCAGTGGAACAAAGAAACACGACAGTGGGAAGTCCTGCCGGAAAGCTACCGTGCCGGTGTTAACCAGGGTCTGAAAATTGCCCGCAAACAGGCGCCTCATAACCTGATCAAACTGCCTGTTCGCACAGCGGAGGATGCGTAA